The following nucleotide sequence is from Gymnodinialimonas phycosphaerae.
CGACATCCCAGGAGGGGCCCAAGCTGCACGCTTTCCTGACCGGGCGCGGACGGGTCGGCAAACGTTTCGGCACCCGGTTTTGGGAGCGCGAAAGCACATTGGGCGCGGACCGCGATCTTTATATGCTGGTGTGCAAGAAATGGCACGTCGCCAAGCGCCTGTTGAAGGCTTCGTCCGAAAAGCTGGACATCCGGGGCGTCGAGTATCTGTTCGATGAGGCGGGCTGCCGCGTGCCGCATCTGGGCGGAATCGAACGGACGATGGAAAAGCGCAACCGCCACCGTCGGGCGCTGATGCGGATGCTGTTCGATTACTACGGGACAGAGCAATTGATGATCTGCCTCGACCCTGCCAATCTTGACCTGATGCGCGACTTCATGTCGGATCGTGCCAATGCGAGGATTCTGGAAGTGCAGTGCAATTTCGACGATCAATATCTAGTTGGCCATGCCCATCGCGTGGGACTTGCGACAGATGACACGCCGGGCGAGGTCTTGCAGCGCATGCTGCCGACACTGCGCCACGAATTCCTCGATGAACAGATGGAGATCCGCGAGGCGGAGTTCAAACAGCATTGGCGCCTGAAGGAAGGCCGCTCGCCCGAGGAAAACGGCACGGTGCTGGCAGAGTTTTTCGGGATCGATCAGGACCGCGGTCGCGAGTTGGCCGAGACCCAGCACCTGTTTGCGGATTGAGAGGGGGCCTGACACATGGCATTCGACTACGACGACCAGAACATTTTCGCCAAGATCCTGCGCGGTGAAATTCCCAACACAACCGTGGCGGAAACCGAGCATACGCTGGCGTTCGCCGACATCCATCCGCAAGCGCCGGTCCATGTGCTGGTGATCCCCAAGGGACCTTACGTTTGCTTCGATCACTTCGCGGCGGAAGCCTCGGACGCGGAAATCGTCGATTTCCACCGGGTCGCGGCACAGATCTGCGCCAGGATCTCACCCGGCGCAGGCGGGGCAGGGTA
It contains:
- a CDS encoding HIT domain-containing protein yields the protein MAFDYDDQNIFAKILRGEIPNTTVAETEHTLAFADIHPQAPVHVLVIPKGPYVCFDHFAAEASDAEIVDFHRVAAQICARISPGAGGAGYRTISNAGTDGVQDVPHYHMHILGGRPLGRMLAKA